Genomic window (Thermococcus sp. 21S7):
ACGTTACCCACTCCTTCGAGGAGGCGGTGAGCCTGGGCGACAGGGTGGGGGTCATGCTCAACGGGAGGCTCGTCCAGACCGGCTCCGTTAGGGACGTCTTTTCGAGACCGTCTAGTGAAGAAGTCGCGCGGTTCCTCGGCTTCGAGAACATCATAGAGGGCACCGCGGAGGGAAGGGTTCTGAGGAGCAACGGCGTCGAGATAGAGCTTCCGGCAGAGGCGAGGGGAAGGGTTCGCGTTGGCCTGAGGCCCGAGGACATAATCCTCTCGTTAGGGCCAATTAGAACGTCCGCGAGGAACGAGTTTAAAGCCCTGGTCGAGTCGGTTGAAGAACTCGGCCCACTCGTCAGGGTTCATCTGAGAATCGGCGGCCTGCATCTGAGAGCGTTCATAACCCGCTCCTCGATGCTGGAGATGGGAATAATGAAGGGACGGGAGGTCTACGTCAGCTTCAAGGCGAGCGCGTTGCACGTGTTCTGAGGTTTCCCCTTAGCCTGTCCTTTATCTCCACGGGCAGGTTCTCGTATATTTCCTCCAGGGCGTTGATCAGCTCGACCAGTTCCCTCGCTGTCAGGGCCTCCGTCCTCGGTCCCAGCTCAAGAACCAGCGCCTCGTACTCCTCGGGCGAGACCTCTTCCAGCTCATCGAGGTGCTCGCTTTTCCGGGGTATCAGGTTGACCTCTCCAACCTGCCTTGATGCAGGTATGTCAAGCTCCTCCTCTGGAATCGGGGTCTCCCTCGGGCAGTCCAGCCTCTCCACGAGTATCTTTATATCCACGACCGGGGTTCCGTCCATCGCGTCTATCCAGTCGATGTAGAGCCTGTTTCCCTCGATGCGGTTTATCCTGACGGCATAGATGGCCAGCGGGTTTGGTCTGACCGGTGAGCGCGTGGCGAAAACTCCCCTGAGCGGGTTCTCCGGGTTGTTGTAGGGATGAACCTTCAGGACGCTCCTTCTCTCCGGTTTATCGCTGGCGTGGAACCAGAGGATCAGCTTTATCCAGTCCCCCTCGTTGAGACCGTGGAGGGCATCGCTGAACCCCGGAAGGATTTCGATGAAGGTCTCTCCGTCCTTTCTCACGTAGCCGACGGGAACGAGTTTGAAGGGTTCGAAGTTCATGGCCACCACCCGAAAAGAAAAAAAGGACTTAGGTGCCGTGCTCCCAGCTCTCCAGGTATTTCCTCTGCTCCTCGGTGAGCTCCTCGATTTTTATCCCCATCGAGGCGAGCTTTATCCTCGCCACCATCTCGTCTATCTCCCTAGGGAGCACGTAGACCCTCGGCTCAAGCCTCTCGTGGTTGTTCAATATGTACTCGGCCGCCTTCGCCTGCAGGGCGAAGCTCATGTCCATAATCTCCGCTGGGTGGCCGTCAGCGGCGGCTAAGTTAACCAGCCTGCCTTCAGCGAGAAGGTAGAGCCTCCTTCCGTCCGCCATCCTGTACTCGGTTATGTTGGGCCTCGGCTCGCTTATCTCGACCGCCAGGCTCTCAAGGTCGGGTTTGCTTATCTCCACGTCAAAGTGGCCGGCGTTGGCGAGGATTACCCCATCCTTCATTACCTCGAAGTGTTCCTTCCTTATGCAGTTGATGTCGCCCGTCGAGGTGACGAAGATGTCGCCCACCTT
Coding sequences:
- the tsaA gene encoding tRNA (N6-threonylcarbamoyladenosine(37)-N6)-methyltransferase TrmO, whose product is MNFEPFKLVPVGYVRKDGETFIEILPGFSDALHGLNEGDWIKLILWFHASDKPERRSVLKVHPYNNPENPLRGVFATRSPVRPNPLAIYAVRINRIEGNRLYIDWIDAMDGTPVVDIKILVERLDCPRETPIPEEELDIPASRQVGEVNLIPRKSEHLDELEEVSPEEYEALVLELGPRTEALTARELVELINALEEIYENLPVEIKDRLRGNLRTRATRSP